Genomic segment of uncultured Methanobrevibacter sp.:
AGGAAAAGCCAAATTCCCAGCTATTGAAGATATAGTCCTTGAATCTGTAAGGGCGGTCAATTTGGATAGGGTAAATAAGGGCATTGCAGATGATGAAGTGTCTAATATTGCAGGTAAAAACATATTGATCAGTTTAGGGGGAACCTTTGAGGAAATCGATCCTATAAGAGGAATTTCCAATAGGTCTTCTGGAAGAATGGGTTTGGAATTGGCTAAGGAGGCATTCATCAGAGGCGCTAATTTAACTGTTTTAGCTGCACATCATGAAGTTTCAATTCCAAAGGCATTTAATATAGTTGATGCAGAATCCACTACACTTATGAATGAGAAAATAGATGAGTTGATTCCTGATTTTGATATTTTCATAGCTACCGCAGCTGTTTCTGACTTTACTCCAATCAGCAAGGAAGATTCCAAAATATCTTCATCCTACAATTTATCTTTAGAATTTGAGCCTGTTGCAAAAATCATACAAAGAATCAAAAAGATCAATGAAGACATATTCTTGATTGGATTCAAGGCGGAATACAACATTTCAGAAGAGAAAATGATTGATTGTGCTAAGACTCAAATGAGAGAAGCAGGAACTGATTTGGTTGTAGCAAATGATGTTTCCCATGATGGATGCGAATTTGGATCTGAAACCAATGAGGTAATCCTTGTAAGTGATGAAGTCAAAAAGGTTTCATTAAATTCCAAAAAAGAAATCTCCAAATCCATATTTGATGAGATCTCTAAAAAATTGAATTAATTTCAGACTTTAAAAGTTTGATTCAATTTTTCTTTTTCTCATTGCTATTTTTATTTTAATTTTTTATTTTTCAATTCTATTTTTTTTGGATGATCATATTCTCATTATTTTTTATTCGTTATATAATTTTTTTCTCATATTCTTCCTTGTTTTTCTATAAAAAATTTAAATATTTTTTCTTTATTTTTTTTAATAGGATATTGTGCTCTTATTTAGATAATAATTAAAAAAAGTATTACTTCTTTATAAAAATTAGTAGTTCTTTCTTATTTTTGAAAATAAAGAAAAATTAGAAATATTTTTTAAAATTTTGATAAAAATTTAGTAAAAAAGAGTTAAAAATAGTTTATTTTGCAAAAAAAGTTCAATCCTCTAAGCTATTTAATTATGGAGTGTTTTTTATGAGTGAATTAACCTAGAGGATATTTTTATGAACTCTTTTTTTATTGCATTAGCAAATATATATTTGTAATATTCTTATATAAAAAGCTTTCAGTAGTAATACTTTTTTGAGATTGTTCGTTATTATGCTAAATTCTTATTTTTACTTAAAATTACTAATAATTATGTTAATTTATTCTTAGATTAATTTTTAAAATTGTATTAGTTTTATTTCTTATTTTCAGTAAATTTTAATCTATTTTTTTTAAAAAATCTAATGTATATTTCTCTTTTGAAATCAAATTTTTTGAAAAAAGTAATACTTATAAAATAAGGGTTTTTAGAGCTTAGAATTGATATCTATTCTTTTAAATTTCTTGAAATATCTTTATATAAAATATATGTTTTATTTTTTTGATGATTCTTTATATTTTTTGATAAAAATAATTATCTGAAAAGCTAAATTTTTATTTTATAATTTCAATAACAAAATGGTGGTTTCAGATTAAAATAGCAGTTATGTATGGTTTTTGAAAAATGTTTTTTATCAAAAATGAATATATGTTCTTTTAAAAAGATTTCTCCACAAGAAAAGCTATATGGTCCTTTTCATAAGGTTCTAATTTAATCTTTTCCAAAATGGAATAACCATTCTCTTTTATTTTTTTAGCTTCATCCTTGAATATTTTTTTAGGCTTTTGAATAACATCAATGCTTCTTGCTTTTATGGTAATAAGCCCTTGTCCATCTTCCTTTAGGAATAAATCCATATTGTCCATGAAGAGTTCGCTCTGTTTTTCCTGAGCCACATCACAGTAAACCAAGTCTGCTTTTTCCACTTTGTTCAAGTAATATTTAGGTTTGGTAGCATCTGCAAGGAGAGGCACGATATTGTTTCTTTTTTGTGATAATCTGACCAGTTTTTTCATGCTAACTGGTGAAAACTCTACAGCATAGATTAAGCCTTCATCGCAAATGTCAGATATGTGTGAAACAGTTGTTCCTGTGGAAGCGCCTAAGTATAATACTTTAGAATAATTGTTCAAGTCGAGCCTTTCCAATCCATTCAATAATGCTGTCGCTAATTTGGATCTTCTTGGATTCCAGATTCTGTACTCTTCATCTCCCTCTTGGATAAGTCTTTCATCATAGACTTTAATCCCTGGACGTAAGTTTCTGGTAGCTATTTCACCATCTTTGTAAAATATGTTCATTTTTTCACATCTTTATATGAATTTGATAATTTGGAATTTTAGATTTTTAGATTTTTAATATTGGAAAATTTAGGTTGCAATCAAAAGTCAATTGCTTATTTTCTTCTTTTCTTTTTATTCTTCTTGTTTTTCTTGCTTCCTTTATATTTCTTGCTTTTTCCTTTCCCTTTGTCCTTTTCGGCCTTTCTTTCCTTTGCCCTTTTTTGGCTTGTCTTTTTAGGGAATGGATTTTCCTTTTCGATTTGCTCAACTTTTTTAAGATAATCTTCAGCAATGCTTGGGTCATACTCTCCAGAGAACACATCCTTTCTCACAGCGAGTGTAATCTTCAAAGCTAAGTTTCTAGCTATTTTTCCTCTGTTCCACCATTTAGCGCCACGAACGCTTGGGTGTTGGAAGATCAATCCATGTTTTGGAGGACGTTCTCCAGTTTTCAAATGTCTGAATATTGCCTTTTCAGCACCCATTATTTGAATAACACTTGCTGGATAAGTTGCTAATCTTTTAATGCTTCCGATATGTGCAATTAATTTGGCGCCTAATGTGGACCCCAATAAGTCTCTTAAGTTTGGAGCAATAGATTCCATTTTAGAATCGATATAATTTTCAAGTTCCTTTCTTGACTTTTGAAGTGAATAGATGGATTCTGCAAAACTCTTTAACATGGCCAAATCGGATTCTTCAATGTCAGCACCTGTGCTTTCTTCAATTTCTTCACTGAAATGCTCATTGAAGTTTTCCAAAATATCCTCTCTGTTTTCACTTTCAGCAATTAGCTTTATGTAAGTCTCATTATTGCTTATTGTATCCATTTCAGGGAAATAGATTGTGTACCAGTCACGAATACGTTCAACCAATTTGCTGATTGATTCATCAATGTCATCTACAGAGTTAATTGCTTGGATCAATAGCTTGTCCTCTTCCTGTGAAGATTTTTTGATTTTGTGGATTGCAAGCTTTTCATAAATCTGAATGATTTCATCCTGACTTTTTGAAAATCCTATTTCTTCAAAGACATTTTCAATATTGTTTCTTAAGTGTTCTCCACCTTTATTAGGAGTTTTCACTTCAATATTTCCATAATTTTCAAGTTCCTTGTATTGGGATTTCCTTTTGGTGGTTTCTATAATGATCTTATCTCCACTCTCTGAATTCAATTTCATTCCATTAATGAGTTCGATCTCTTCGTTTAATATCTCATTTTCCTCTATTTTAATGAGATTGGAAACCACTTCATCTTCTTTGAATAATTTATAATCAGCAATTTGAAGGTCTTCATCAAATGCAATAAATCCTGCAATACATTGTGTTATATAAAATTCCATAATCTTATTTTAATTTTTTTATCTAATATATTTTACATTATTTTAGATAATTTTTCCCCATTTTTGTAAAATTTTAAAAAATTTTCCTTTATTTTTCACTTTCAAATCAAATAATTATATATCATATAGTTTTCATATATTAAAATAGTATAAAATTATATTATAATTATAAAAATAATTATGAAAAATTATATTTATAATTAAAAGATTAAAACTTAATAATTTTAAGATCATATTTCAGATTTCATGTTTTTATTGGAGGTTATTCATGTTAAAAACTAAGTTATGTGGTGTCAGGTTAAAGAATCCATTGATGCTTGCAGCAGGAGTATTGGGGAGCCATGCATCTTCCCTTAATTGGATTTTAAAATCTGGTGCTGGTGCAGTTGTATCCAAATCATTTTCAAAGGAACCTAATGATGGTTATAAGAATCCCACTACAGTTGCTGTAGAGGGAGGAATCATTAATGCTATTGGTCTTTCAAGTCCTGGAGTTGAAGCTTTCATCGATGAATTGGAAAGGGTTGATCGCATAAAGGGCAAGTCAATCGCTTCAATTTATGGTGCAACTCCTGATGAGTTCGCATATGTTGCAGGAAAGGTAGAGGACTTGGTGGATATGATTGAATTGAATGTG
This window contains:
- the coaBC gene encoding bifunctional phosphopantothenoylcysteine decarboxylase/phosphopantothenate--cysteine ligase CoaBC produces the protein MEIVLCVTGSIAATETIKLAREFRRQGHSVKAFMTTEATKIIHPNALEFATGQEVVLELTGKIEHVKYSQQDLILVAPATANTISKFAYKISDNPVNTLLITAQGHDAPIVFVPSMHDSMYDAVSENVEKLKGEGIKFVNPRIDEGKAKFPAIEDIVLESVRAVNLDRVNKGIADDEVSNIAGKNILISLGGTFEEIDPIRGISNRSSGRMGLELAKEAFIRGANLTVLAAHHEVSIPKAFNIVDAESTTLMNEKIDELIPDFDIFIATAAVSDFTPISKEDSKISSSYNLSLEFEPVAKIIQRIKKINEDIFLIGFKAEYNISEEKMIDCAKTQMREAGTDLVVANDVSHDGCEFGSETNEVILVSDEVKKVSLNSKKEISKSIFDEISKKLN
- a CDS encoding fibrillarin-like rRNA/tRNA 2'-O-methyltransferase, whose protein sequence is MNIFYKDGEIATRNLRPGIKVYDERLIQEGDEEYRIWNPRRSKLATALLNGLERLDLNNYSKVLYLGASTGTTVSHISDICDEGLIYAVEFSPVSMKKLVRLSQKRNNIVPLLADATKPKYYLNKVEKADLVYCDVAQEKQSELFMDNMDLFLKEDGQGLITIKARSIDVIQKPKKIFKDEAKKIKENGYSILEKIKLEPYEKDHIAFLVEKSF
- a CDS encoding NOP5/NOP56 family protein, whose amino-acid sequence is MEFYITQCIAGFIAFDEDLQIADYKLFKEDEVVSNLIKIEENEILNEEIELINGMKLNSESGDKIIIETTKRKSQYKELENYGNIEVKTPNKGGEHLRNNIENVFEEIGFSKSQDEIIQIYEKLAIHKIKKSSQEEDKLLIQAINSVDDIDESISKLVERIRDWYTIYFPEMDTISNNETYIKLIAESENREDILENFNEHFSEEIEESTGADIEESDLAMLKSFAESIYSLQKSRKELENYIDSKMESIAPNLRDLLGSTLGAKLIAHIGSIKRLATYPASVIQIMGAEKAIFRHLKTGERPPKHGLIFQHPSVRGAKWWNRGKIARNLALKITLAVRKDVFSGEYDPSIAEDYLKKVEQIEKENPFPKKTSQKRAKERKAEKDKGKGKSKKYKGSKKNKKNKKKRRK